A region of the Exiguobacterium aurantiacum DSM 6208 genome:
AGCATTTGATTGCTGAAAACAGCCGCAGCCATTCGAATCAAATTATCGATGTATCGCCGATGGGTTGCCAGACAGGCTTCTATTGGACGATGCTCAACGATGGGGATTACGAAGCGATGCTCGACCTCGTCGAAGCGACACTCCGCGACGCTGCGAACGCGACGGAGTTACCGGCGCAAAACCCGATTCAATGCGGAAGCGCGAATCATCACGATTTTGAGGGCGCGAAAAAGCTCGCGGCCGATATGCTGGCGAAGCGTGACGAATGGCACATCATCTTCAAGGACGAGGCGTAAATGATCGTCCGGGATGTGTATGAGCTCGTCGGACATACCCCGCTGATTGAGTTGACGACGTTACCTATCCCGAAAGGTGTCAAAGTGTTCGGCAAGATGGAAATGCGAAATCCTGGCGGGAGCGTGAAAGATCGGCTCGGCCTTCAATTGATTGAGCGCGCCATCGAGCGGGGACAACTCAAACGCGGGGGGATGGTCGTCGAACCGACCGCCGGGAATACAGGGATCGGACTAGCGCTCGCCTGTCAAAAGTTCGGGATTAACCTGATGACGGTCACCCCAGAAAAGTTCAGTCAAGAAAAGCAGGCGCTTATGCGCCTGCTCGGGGCGACCGTCATCAACACGCCGACAGAACTTGGAATGAAAGGCGCGATCGAGCGAGCGAAAGCGCTGGCACTTGAGCACGACGCGTACTTGCCGGAACAATTCTCGAACCCGGACAACCCAGACGCGTACGTCGAAACGCTCGCCTTGGAATTGCTGCACGACATTCCGCACATTGACGTATTCATTGCGGGAGCAGGTTCCGGGGGGACGTTCACGGGTGTCGCGAAAACGATTCGACCGAACGGTACGAAAACGATCGTCGTCGAGCCAGAAGGGTCGATCTTGAACGGTGGCGCTCTTGGTCCGCATAAGACCGAAGGAATCGGTGTCGAATCGTGGCCCGTCTTCCTAGACGAAACATACGTGGACGGCATTTATACGATTACAGATGAGGAAGCGTTTTACTACGTCGCCCATATGGCCAAACGTGAAGGTCTTCTCATCGGTAGTTCATCGGGCGCTGCCATTGCGGCATGCGTCAAAGAAGCCAATCAAATGACAGACGGCGTGATCGTCACGATTTTGCCGGATAGTGTGGAACGATATTTAAGTCAAGGGATAGTCGAGGAGGCAGAACATGCGTACAAAAACAGCACTCATTCACGGCGGTAAAACGACCGACCCGCTCACTGGGGCGGTCACACCGGCCATCTATCAAACGAGCACGTACAAACAAGACGGAATCGGGAATCTGCGGGAAGGGTATGAGTATTCACGTACCGCCAACCCGACGCGTACAGCTCTCGAGACGCTGATCGCGGACATCGAGGGCGGGGCACGCGGATTCGCGTTCGCCTCAGGGATGGCGGCAGTATCGACGATTTTGATGCTCTTAAAATCTGGGGACCACGTCATCGTCGGTTCTGACGTATATGGGGGAACGTACCGTGTATTCAATCGAGTCTTTCAATCACTTGGCCTGGAGGCATCTTTTGTCGATAC
Encoded here:
- a CDS encoding S-ribosylhomocysteine lyase, with translation MKSYKVESFNLDHTKVQAPYVRLAGVKKGTADTIYKYDIRFIQPNEGLMPMRAVHSLEHLIAENSRSHSNQIIDVSPMGCQTGFYWTMLNDGDYEAMLDLVEATLRDAANATELPAQNPIQCGSANHHDFEGAKKLAADMLAKRDEWHIIFKDEA
- a CDS encoding PLP-dependent cysteine synthase family protein, whose product is MIVRDVYELVGHTPLIELTTLPIPKGVKVFGKMEMRNPGGSVKDRLGLQLIERAIERGQLKRGGMVVEPTAGNTGIGLALACQKFGINLMTVTPEKFSQEKQALMRLLGATVINTPTELGMKGAIERAKALALEHDAYLPEQFSNPDNPDAYVETLALELLHDIPHIDVFIAGAGSGGTFTGVAKTIRPNGTKTIVVEPEGSILNGGALGPHKTEGIGVESWPVFLDETYVDGIYTITDEEAFYYVAHMAKREGLLIGSSSGAAIAACVKEANQMTDGVIVTILPDSVERYLSQGIVEEAEHAYKNSTHSRR